From Paralcaligenes sp. KSB-10:
CTTCGACCGGATAGTCGATGATGAAGGTGGGTTGCCACAATTTGGATTCGGCGGTTTCCTCGAACAGGGCAAGCTGCAAGGCTCCGACGCCGGCTCTGGCCAGCACGGGGCCATGAATGTCGGCTCCCAGCTTTTTCAGCTCGGCGCGCAAAAAGGTTTCGTCCCGTAGTTGTTCCCGGGTGTAGCCAGGCGCATATTTCAGTATGGCTTCAACAATTGTCAGGCGGTCGAAGGGCTGGCCCAGATCCAGCGTTTTCTCCTGGTAGATCAGGGTCGTGCCGCCGCAGGCAGCCATGGCGGCTGCGCGAATCAGGGATTCGGTAAAGTCCATGAGCCAACGATAGTCGGTATAGGCCGCGTAGAACTCCATCATGGTGAATTCGGGGTTATGGCGCGGGCTGACTCCTTCGTTCCGGAAATTGCGGTTGACTTCGAAAACGCGGTCGAATCCGCCGACGATCAGCCGTTTCAGGTACAGTTCGGGCGCAATGCGCAGAAACATGTCCATGTCCAGGGCGTTGTGGTGCGTTTCGAAAGGCTTGGCGCTGGCTCCGCCGGGGATGGGGTGCAGCATGGGTGTTTCGACTTCCAGGAACCCATGGTCGAGCATGAACTGGCGGATACTGCCTATGGCCTTGCTGCGCGCCGTAAAGGTGCGGCGGGTTTCCTCGGTCATGATGAGGTCGACATAGCGCTGCCGGTAACGCAGTTCCTGGTCGGCCACGCCGTGGAATTTGTCGGGCAGGGGGCGCAGTGATTTGGTCAGCAGGCGCGCTGTGTCGGCATGCACCGAGAGCTCGCCCTTATTGGTTTTGAATACCTTGCCTTCGACCGCAATAATGTCGCCGATATCCCAGGTCTTGAAACCCGCATAGTGGTCTTCGCCGAGACTGCCTCGATCGAGATAAATCTGGATGCGGCCCGAACCGTCCTGCAAGGCGGCGAAACTGGCTTTGCCCATGACGCGCTTGAGCATCATGCGGCCGGCAATCTTGACGTTTTTGCCTATGGCGGCCAACGCTTCCTTGTCGAGCGCGTCGTAAGCCTGATGCAGCTCGGCGGCCGAGCTGTCGGGTGTGAAATCGTTGGGATAGGCAAGCCCTTCGGCGCGCAGCCTGGCCAGTTTGCCGCGACGCTCGGCGATCAGGTGATTTTCGTCGGATGCGGGCGTAGTGGGCGTAGGTTCAGTCATGATTATTGGTATCAGGCGTAATTTCGTATGTCATCGAGTACGGTAGCGCCGAAATCGTCGCGATCGATGTATTGGAGGATTTTTGCAGCCACTGCTGCGGGTGAGGCCAATTGGCCCTGCTCATGCATATCGACGAAGCGGGACAGGTTTGGAAAGTCTTTGGGATCGCTGGCGCGGATACGTTCTTGCATGCCGGTATCGATGACGCCCGGGGCCAGCGACACAATACGCGCGCTGTCGGCTTCCTCGACGGCAAGGACTTGCGAATATCGGTCCAGTGCGGCCTTGGTCGCGCAATAAACGCCCCAGCCCGGGGTGGCATTGCGCCCGGCTCCGGAAGAAATATTCAGAATCCGGCGCTCGGCCTTGGATGCCGCGGTGGCGCGCAGGAATGCCGCGGTCAGGAGCATGACACTGGTTACATTCAGGTTGAAGGCGGCCGTGATGCCAGCTGCGCTGTTCAGGCTCGACGCCGGGAGTATGGGTTCGACGGTGCCTGCGTTATTGATCAGCAGATAGCGTTGCGCACCGGCCGCAAGGCCATTCATTACCTGTTCGGCGCAGTGTTCCGCCGCACTGGGGCTGGCCAGGTCAACCTGAATCTGCTGCAGGGAGCAGCCGGTTTCGGATGCCCGCTGCGCAAGCGCCGCGTGATGGTTGCGCGCCAGTGTAATGATTTGCGTGTCCGGCTTCATGAGGCCCAGCGCCAATGCCTGGCCTAGGCCTTTGGAAGCTCCGCTGATAATGGCAACAGTTGATAGACTCATAAGAAGGTCTCCAAAGACATATATGGCGGCGCGGGACAGTGTGCCCCGCGCGGCGCCAGTGTCGCAGTGATAATGGCTGGGCTGGGCATTAGACGCCTTGCTTCAGGCTGGCCTGAATGAACGGGTCGAGATCGCCATCCAGCACTTTCTGCGTGTTCGAAATTTCGACATTGGTGCGCAAATCTTTGATGCGGCTTTGATCCAGCACATAGGAGCGTATCTGGTGGCCCCAGCCCACGTCGGTCTTGGCGTCTTCCATCTTTTGCTGCTCCGCCATGCGCTGGCGCAGCTCGAGCTCGTACAGGCGCGATTTCAGCATCTGCATGGCCTCGGCCCGGTTACGGTGTTGCGACCGGTCATTCTGGCATTGGACAACGATGCCGCTGGGTATGTGCGTGATGCGCACTGCCGAATCGGTTTTATTGATGTGCTGGCCGCCGGCCCCGCTGGCGCGGTATGTATCGACCCGCAGGTCGGCAGGGTTGATCTCGATTTCGATCGAGTCGTCGACTTCCGGATAAACGAAAACGCTGGCAAATGAAGTATGCCGGCCATTGGCCGAGTCGAAGGGGCTTTTGCGCACCAGCCGGTGCACGCCGGTTTCGGTGCGCAGGAAACCAAAGGCGTAATCGCCTTCGATCTTGATGGTGGCCGATTTGATGCCGGCGACTTCGCCATCGGACTCTTCCAGTACTTCGGCCTTGAAGCCCTTGCGTTCGCAGTAGCGCAGATACTGGCGCAGCAGCATCGAGGACCAGTCCTGCGCTTCGGTGCCGCCGGCCCCGGCCTGGATATCCAGAAAGCAGTTCAGGGGATCGGCCGGGTTCGAGAACATGCGCCGGAACTCGAGCGCTTCAAGCCGTTCACCGTAGGCATCGCAATCGTGTTCAATGGCCTCCAGTGTGCTGTCGTCGTGATCGCCGGCTGCCAGTTCGAAGAGTTCTTTTGAGTCGGCCAGACCCGTGCCCAATTCGAACAATGTATGCACTACATTTTCCAGGCTTTTCTTTTCGCGGCCTAGGTCCTGGGCGTGCTTGGGATCGTTCCAGACCTCCGCGCTTTCCAGCTCGGCATTGACGACTTGCAGGCGCTCTGACTTGGCATCGTAGTCAAAGATACCTCCGAAGTGCCAATTGCCGCTCTTCATAGTCGTCCAGACGGGCTGCGAGGTGGTTTTGGCGTTCAGCTTCCATGATATTCCTGAGTGTGTTTTTTCGAATCAACTTGGCATTTTACCCTGTAGGCGTGGCTGGCGCTGTGCGGCCGATGGGCGGGCCGCCATCATGCACTGCTTCAACTATAATTTGTATTGTCATAAATACATGTATACAATAAAATCGATTATCACAGATGCCAGGCATGCCCATGCAAGCTCAAACACTAGCCCAGAAGCTCATCGCGAAGGCGTGCAACCAGCCGTCGGTCGCCGTGAACGAGATTGTGACGTGCCGCGTTGATCTGGCCATGTTCCATGATTCCAGCGGCCCCCGGCGCCTGAAGCCCATGCTCGAGAAGCTGGGGGCGCGAATCTGGGATAAATCAAAAGTCGTGCTGGTCATGGACCACTATGTGCCGGAAGAGGACGACGACTCCAGGAGAATCCTGAAAATCGCCCGCGATTGGGCCGCCGAACAGCAATTGCCCAATGTCTACGATTCAATCGGCATATGCCATGTCGTCCTGCCTCAGAAAGGGCATGTCAAGCCGGGGATGCTGTGCGTGGGCGGCGATTCCCACTCGCCCACGGGCGGAGCCTTCGGCGCCTATATGTTCGGCGTGGGCAGTACGGAAATGCTGGGGGTGGTCGTGACAGGCCAGATTTGGGTGAAAGTGCCTAAAACCATCATGATGCAATGGTCGGGCCGCTTGCAGGCCGGAGTTACCGCCAAGGACATGATGCTGCACATGATAGGCCTGTACGGAACCAACGGAGCCGATTACAACGCCGTCGAGTTTACCGGCGCGGCGGTCAGCGCTTTGTCCATGCAGGAACGCATGACCCTGTCCAATATGAGTGCCGAGCTGGGTGCGCAGGCTGGCCTGATTGCACCGGATCAGACAACCGTGGATTTCCTGCGTGTGGCCGGAGTCGCGGAAGAGATCGACCTGGCCCATTGGAAAACGGATGCCCATGCCGACGTGGAGATACATCGGTTTGACGCATCGGTGCTGGCTCCGATGGTTGCCGCCCCTCATAGCCCGGGCAACTCGCATGCGGTAGATCAGTTCGACAAGGTGCCCGTCCAGATCGCGTATATCGGCGCGTGCACAGGTGCCAAGCTGGACGACTTACGGGCCGCTGCCCGTGTACTCGGAAACAGGAAAATCGATCCGGCTGTCAGGCTTCTGGTGGCTCCCGCGTCGCAGCTGGACCAGCAGGCGGCGCAAAAAGAAGGGATCATGGATACCTTGATCGATGCCGGGGCTGAAATCTTCGCTACGTCCTGCGGGGCGTGTTCGGGTTATGGCAATGCGCTGGCAGGGGCGGGCAATGTGATTTCCAGTACCGCCAGGAATTTCAAGGGTCGCATGGGTTCGGTCGAGACCAATGTTTATCTGGCGTCGCCCTATACCGTGGCAGCCTCGGCACTGACTGGGCATATTACAGACCCACGGACCATTTTAGCGGAGGCCCGATAAGCCATGCGACATAAAGTTTGGCGCGTAGGCGCGAACATCGATACGGATGCCCTGGCTCCCGGCGCCTATATGAAACTGGAGATCAAGGAGATCGCCCGTCATTGCCTGGAGAATCGGTATCCCGATCTGGCGGCTTGCGTGCAAAAGGGCGATGTCCTGGTGGCGGGGCCGAATTTCGGCATAGGTTCTTCCAGGGAACAGGCTGTGGGCGTTCTCGTGGAACTGGGCATAGGGGCGGTTATCGCACCATCGTTCAGCGGCCTGTATTTTCGCAACGCGTTCAATCTTGGGTTGCTGGCGATTGTGTGTCCGGATGCGGAACAGATCGCAGAGGGCAGTCTGATCGAAATCGATGCCCGGAATTCGTGTATCCGAATTGAATCCGGTATATCGCTCGAGTGCCAGAAAATTCCCGATTTCCTTATCGAGATGGCATCGGCGGGCGGCTTGTTGAACCAACTGGAACGGAAGTATTCCGTGCAAAACTCATGAATAATTTGAAAGCTCGGCTTCAATCACAAGATTGCCTGCTGGTACCGGGCGTGTACGACAGCTTATCGGCGTTGATCGCTGAACAGGCTGGCTTTGAAGCGGTTTATTTATCCGGGGCATCGATCGCTTATACGCGGATTGGCAGATCCGATGTAGGGCTGACGACCTATACCGAAGTCGAACAAACCCTGGCGCGCATTACCGACAGGATCGCGTTGCCGGTCGTCGTCGACGCGGATACCGGTTTCGGCAATGCGCTGAACGTGATCAGGACTGTGAAAGGGCTTGAAAAGGCCGGCGCGGCCATGATCCAGCTGGAAGATCAGACTTTCCCCAAAAGATGCGGGCATCTCGCCGGCAAATCGGTCGTTCCGGTGCCCGAGATGTGCGGCAAATTGAAAGCTGCCCTGGATGCACGCCGCAGCGACAGCACGCTCATCCTGGCGCGCACCGATGCCGTGGCCGTCGAGGGCATGGACGCCGCCCTGGAGCGCGCCGAGGCGTATCTGGAGTGCGGTGCCGACGTTCTGTTCATTGAGGCCCTCGGAACGCTGGGCGATATGAGCCGCGCCTGCGACCAGTTCATGGACCGCATACCGCTTCTGGCCAATATGGTCGAAGGGGGCATGACTCCTCTACGATCGGCGGCGGCCTTGGGCGAAATCGGCTTCAGGATTGTCATCTTCCCGGGCGGAGCCGCTCGCGCCGTGGCGCACAGCCTGCAAAGCTATTATGGGCTTTTGCGCGAAAACGGCTCGACCAAGGCTTCAGCGGGAGCGATGCTCAATTTCAACGAATTGAACAAGCTGATCGAAACGCCCGAGCTGCTGGAACTGGGCAAGCGCTACGAGTAAGCGAGGGGCTGGTACGCCATGCCTTACCGGCTTTCGTCCATGACCCATGAATCGTGCCCCTTCAGGTGTTTGTTGGACATAGTCATGCGGTATTCGAAACGGTTGGGGTTGTACGCGGCAATAAGATATTCGACAGGTGTATTGCTAGTGTCGCGTATGACGCGCCGGATGCATAGCAGCGGCGACCCGGTTTCAAGATCCAGCGCTTCGGCATGATGCACGTCGGCCAACTGGGCTGTTATCGACTGCTCGGCCGATGCCGGTTTTATCTTGAGTTTCTTGAAGATTGTTTGCATCGGCTGGCGGACCAGGTCGTCTTCCGAGAAGCGTCTGCCTATGTGCTCGGGCACATAGGTGAGCAGATAGGAAAACGGAGCTCCGTCATAGTCTCGAACCCTGATGGCTTTCTGCACTTTGGCATTGGCGGCAAGCTCCAGCCTGTTTTGCACATCGGGGTTGGGGGTTTCGTATGCGAACTCCAATAGCCGGGCCTGGCTGGTGGCGCCCATGCGATCCAGATGAGCGAGCAGCTTGTTGATATCCGCCGACAGGGGCTGCACCTTGACGCTATTGCCGACGGGGAACGTCCCCGACCCTTGACGACGTTCTATGAGCCCTTCGCGCTGCAGCAGTTCCAGGGACCGCCGGATCGTAAGCCTGGATACGCCATACCGCTCGGCCAGGGCGTTTTCGCCCGGCAGCGGCAGGTTATTGCGGAATTCGTAATTCTCGATGCCTTGTTTGAGCAGGCGGTAGATTCTGTAATAACGCGGCGTGGGATTCGAGATCATGAATGAGCATTCAGTCGACGCTTGCACCCGTAAACTTTACGACTTTTGCATAGCGCTTAATGTCCTGGGCAACAAATCGGGCCAGTTCGTCAGGCGTCATTGTAATGACGGAACCGCCTTCAGGGGTGATTAACTTTGTGAAGTCTTCATGCTTCGCACCGTCGACCACCGCCGCGTTCAGTTGTTTGATCCTGGCTTGGGGAATGCCTGCCGGGCCGAACATGCCGAACCATGCCTTGGATGAAAAGCCTTTTATGGTGTTCGAGATGGGAGGCGCCTTGGGGAACTGCGGCATGGCTTGCAGGCTGGTTACGCCCAGGTACTTTACCCTGCCCGAATTCAGGAACGGCAGAACATTCACGGCGCTGGCGAACATCAGGTCGACTTGTCCACCCAGCAAATCCTGGAGTGCGGGCGCTGTTCCTTTGTAGGGCACGTTCAGGCCCTTGATGCCGGCTTCCATTTCGAAGCTGGCCGTGGCCATATGCAAGGAGGAACCCACGCCGCCGATCGCAAAGGAATATTTTCCGGGCGATGCCTTGGCCAGCTTTATCACGCCGGCGACGTCGTCGGCGGGGAAATCTTTGCGGGCTACCAGCACGCTGGGCACCTGGGCCAGCATGCTGATGGGGCTGAAGTCTTTTTCGGGGTCGAACGGCAAATGCTTGTAGAGGCTTGCATTGACCGAAAAGCTGCTGTAGCTGACCAGCAGGGTATTGCCGTCCTTGGCGGCGCGGGCAACGAACTCGGCGGCTATATTTCCGCCGGCACCGGGCTTGTTGTCGACAATGACCGTCTGCTTGAGCGTTTTCGCCATTTCCTTGGCGATTCCGCGTGCCACACGATCGGTCGTTCCGCCTGGCGAGGCTCCGACAACCAGTACCAGCGGCTTGCCGTCGGCGCGGGCGGAAATTGAAAAGGGCAGCGCCAGCGCCAGTGTTAATCCGATTGCGCCAAGACGAAATATTCTGTTGTGCATTATTAGATTCTCCTTTCCCTGGATGAGTGGTGATGTTTTTCGGCTGGGTAAATCATATACTTGTATTGATATCAGTACAAATTTCTTTTGGCTTCATTATTTTTTGGATTCATTTATGTGTACCAATGGCCAGGACAAATACCGGCTGTTTCCATCGATGCATGAACCTGAACGCGGCGGGCAAGGGCGTAGAATTATCCGTAGATTAATAATACGAACCTGGGTAAGCACTGTCGATGCCGATTCAAGCTGCCCAGGCACCGGACCATGACTACGCCTTTTCCTGATCACGATGCTGAGCCGACCCGCATGCAGGTTCGCATCCGCTACTCCCATCTGGGTGTGCTGGCCGCCTTGTCGCCGGCTTATTTCGGCATGGTCATGGCAACGGGGATTGTCTCCCTGGCGGCCAATCAACTGGCCATGACCACCCTGGCGCATGGCTTGTTCTGGCTGAATATCGTTCTTTACGGCGTGCTATGGGTACTTACCGTTGTGCGCGCGATCCGTTATCCGCGGCTGTTCTTTGGCGATATGTTCGATCATTTGCAGGGGTGGGGGTTTTTTACGTCCGTAGCGGCCTCGGGCATTCTTGGAACGCAGTTCGTAGTGCTGGCCCGCAATGACGCCGTGGCCTGGGTGCTGTGGGTGACAGCTGTCGTGCTTTGGATTGGCCTGACCTACATAATTTTTACCGCGCTCTTTATAAAAACGCACAAACCCGCCTTGAAGCGTGGGATCAACGGCGGCTGGCTACTGGCGGTGGTGGCCGCTCAATCGATAGCGGCATTAAGCGTCTTGCTGGCAGATCATCTTGGCCATCCCTACAAGCTTGAAATGAATTTCTTTGCGCTATCGATGTGGCTGTGGGGCGGCATGCTCTACATCTGGATGGTGTCGCTGATTTTCTATCGCGATACTTTTTTCCGGTTCGCCCCCGATGACCTGGTGCCTCCCTACTGGATCAATATGGGTGCCATGGCGATTTCGTCTCTGGTGGGTGCCTTGTTGATCATCAATGCCCCGGGCGCGCCTTATCTGGCGTCGCTTTTGCCGTTCATCAAGGGGTTCACCATTTTTTATTGGGCTACCGGCACCTGGTGGATACCGCTGCTGGTTGTGCTTGAGTTATGGCGCCATGTGTACAAGCATTTTCCAGTGCAATACGATGCGCTTTACTGGGGGGCTGTTTTTCCCCTGGGCATGTATGCGGCCAGCACCTATCAAATGGACGTCGCCATGGGATTTGGTTTTATGGCGATCGTGGGTAGGATTTTTCTGTATATGGCGCTGGTGGCGTGGGTAACAACGTTCCTGGCCTGGCTGGTCAAGTTATGGCGCTGGTTGTGCGTCCGGTCCGTCGGACAGCAGCAAAAATAATTATGTGATTGGCCTGGAGCCTCTGGCTTTATCTTATGCGAATGCGGTCAGGAAAAACCCAGATTCGGCAGCCATAGCGAAATGATTGGCACGTAGGTGACCAGGATCAGAAAGGCCAGCAATACAGTCAGCCAGGGCATGGCCGCGCGCACTACTTGCCCTATGGACATCTTGGTGATTCCGGCTGTCACAAACAGGTTTAATCCTATGGGCGGCGTTACCATGCCGATTTCCAGATTCACCACAATAATGATGCCCAGGTGTACGGGATCTATGCCGAGTTTCGTGGCGATGGGAAACAGGATGGGGGCCAGAATCAGGATGATGCCGGTGGGTTCCATGAAGGCTCCCGCGATCAGCAGCAAAATGTTGACGACAATCAGGAACTCCCAGGCAGGCATGTTCCAGGCCACGATCTGCTCGGCAATCATTTGTGGAATGCGTTCGGTGGTGAGTACATGTGCGAACAGCAGGGCGTTGGCGATGATGAACATGAGCATCACCGTAACTTTGGCGGCGTCGACCAGCACTGATGGAACTTGGCGCATGCCTATGTCGCGGTAGACGAAGACAGCCACAATGAATGCATAAATCGCGGCTACCGCCGCTGCTTCCGTGGGTGTGAAAATTCCGCCATAGATGCCGCCGAGAATGATGATGATCAGCATCAGGCCCCAGAACGAATCGCGGCCGGCAATCATGACTTCTTTGATGTTGGCGCGTGGCTGGCGCGGTAGGTTTTTGACGCGTGCGACGACGTAGATCACGACCATCAAGAGCAGTCCGAGCATAAGCCCGGGCACCACGCCGGCCATGAAAAGCTTGCCTACAGAGGTTTCCGTTGCGGCGCCATACACCACCATGACTATGGATGGTGGGATCAGGATACCCAGT
This genomic window contains:
- the lysS gene encoding lysine--tRNA ligase, with translation MTEPTPTTPASDENHLIAERRGKLARLRAEGLAYPNDFTPDSSAAELHQAYDALDKEALAAIGKNVKIAGRMMLKRVMGKASFAALQDGSGRIQIYLDRGSLGEDHYAGFKTWDIGDIIAVEGKVFKTNKGELSVHADTARLLTKSLRPLPDKFHGVADQELRYRQRYVDLIMTEETRRTFTARSKAIGSIRQFMLDHGFLEVETPMLHPIPGGASAKPFETHHNALDMDMFLRIAPELYLKRLIVGGFDRVFEVNRNFRNEGVSPRHNPEFTMMEFYAAYTDYRWLMDFTESLIRAAAMAACGGTTLIYQEKTLDLGQPFDRLTIVEAILKYAPGYTREQLRDETFLRAELKKLGADIHGPVLARAGVGALQLALFEETAESKLWQPTFIIDYPVEVSPLARASDTQAGITERFELFATGREIANGFSELNDPEDQAARFQAQVQAKDAGDEEAMYYDADYIRALEYGMPPTGGCGIGIDRLVMLLTDSPSIRDVILFPHLRRED
- a CDS encoding SDR family oxidoreductase yields the protein MSLSTVAIISGASKGLGQALALGLMKPDTQIITLARNHHAALAQRASETGCSLQQIQVDLASPSAAEHCAEQVMNGLAAGAQRYLLINNAGTVEPILPASSLNSAAGITAAFNLNVTSVMLLTAAFLRATAASKAERRILNISSGAGRNATPGWGVYCATKAALDRYSQVLAVEEADSARIVSLAPGVIDTGMQERIRASDPKDFPNLSRFVDMHEQGQLASPAAVAAKILQYIDRDDFGATVLDDIRNYA
- the prfB gene encoding peptide chain release factor 2 (programmed frameshift), producing MEAERQNHLAARLDDYEERQLALRRYLDYDAKSERLQVVNAELESAEVWNDPKHAQDLGREKKSLENVVHTLFELGTGLADSKELFELAAGDHDDSTLEAIEHDCDAYGERLEALEFRRMFSNPADPLNCFLDIQAGAGGTEAQDWSSMLLRQYLRYCERKGFKAEVLEESDGEVAGIKSATIKIEGDYAFGFLRTETGVHRLVRKSPFDSANGRHTSFASVFVYPEVDDSIEIEINPADLRVDTYRASGAGGQHINKTDSAVRITHIPSGIVVQCQNDRSQHRNRAEAMQMLKSRLYELELRQRMAEQQKMEDAKTDVGWGHQIRSYVLDQSRIKDLRTNVEISNTQKVLDGDLDPFIQASLKQGV
- a CDS encoding 3-isopropylmalate dehydratase large subunit, whose translation is MQAQTLAQKLIAKACNQPSVAVNEIVTCRVDLAMFHDSSGPRRLKPMLEKLGARIWDKSKVVLVMDHYVPEEDDDSRRILKIARDWAAEQQLPNVYDSIGICHVVLPQKGHVKPGMLCVGGDSHSPTGGAFGAYMFGVGSTEMLGVVVTGQIWVKVPKTIMMQWSGRLQAGVTAKDMMLHMIGLYGTNGADYNAVEFTGAAVSALSMQERMTLSNMSAELGAQAGLIAPDQTTVDFLRVAGVAEEIDLAHWKTDAHADVEIHRFDASVLAPMVAAPHSPGNSHAVDQFDKVPVQIAYIGACTGAKLDDLRAAARVLGNRKIDPAVRLLVAPASQLDQQAAQKEGIMDTLIDAGAEIFATSCGACSGYGNALAGAGNVISSTARNFKGRMGSVETNVYLASPYTVAASALTGHITDPRTILAEAR
- a CDS encoding 3-isopropylmalate dehydratase, whose amino-acid sequence is MRHKVWRVGANIDTDALAPGAYMKLEIKEIARHCLENRYPDLAACVQKGDVLVAGPNFGIGSSREQAVGVLVELGIGAVIAPSFSGLYFRNAFNLGLLAIVCPDAEQIAEGSLIEIDARNSCIRIESGISLECQKIPDFLIEMASAGGLLNQLERKYSVQNS
- a CDS encoding oxaloacetate decarboxylase translates to MNNLKARLQSQDCLLVPGVYDSLSALIAEQAGFEAVYLSGASIAYTRIGRSDVGLTTYTEVEQTLARITDRIALPVVVDADTGFGNALNVIRTVKGLEKAGAAMIQLEDQTFPKRCGHLAGKSVVPVPEMCGKLKAALDARRSDSTLILARTDAVAVEGMDAALERAEAYLECGADVLFIEALGTLGDMSRACDQFMDRIPLLANMVEGGMTPLRSAAALGEIGFRIVIFPGGAARAVAHSLQSYYGLLRENGSTKASAGAMLNFNELNKLIETPELLELGKRYE
- a CDS encoding GntR family transcriptional regulator, whose product is MISNPTPRYYRIYRLLKQGIENYEFRNNLPLPGENALAERYGVSRLTIRRSLELLQREGLIERRQGSGTFPVGNSVKVQPLSADINKLLAHLDRMGATSQARLLEFAYETPNPDVQNRLELAANAKVQKAIRVRDYDGAPFSYLLTYVPEHIGRRFSEDDLVRQPMQTIFKKLKIKPASAEQSITAQLADVHHAEALDLETGSPLLCIRRVIRDTSNTPVEYLIAAYNPNRFEYRMTMSNKHLKGHDSWVMDESR
- a CDS encoding tripartite tricarboxylate transporter substrate binding protein, encoding MHNRIFRLGAIGLTLALALPFSISARADGKPLVLVVGASPGGTTDRVARGIAKEMAKTLKQTVIVDNKPGAGGNIAAEFVARAAKDGNTLLVSYSSFSVNASLYKHLPFDPEKDFSPISMLAQVPSVLVARKDFPADDVAGVIKLAKASPGKYSFAIGGVGSSLHMATASFEMEAGIKGLNVPYKGTAPALQDLLGGQVDLMFASAVNVLPFLNSGRVKYLGVTSLQAMPQFPKAPPISNTIKGFSSKAWFGMFGPAGIPQARIKQLNAAVVDGAKHEDFTKLITPEGGSVITMTPDELARFVAQDIKRYAKVVKFTGASVD
- a CDS encoding tellurite resistance/C4-dicarboxylate transporter family protein; the encoded protein is MTTPFPDHDAEPTRMQVRIRYSHLGVLAALSPAYFGMVMATGIVSLAANQLAMTTLAHGLFWLNIVLYGVLWVLTVVRAIRYPRLFFGDMFDHLQGWGFFTSVAASGILGTQFVVLARNDAVAWVLWVTAVVLWIGLTYIIFTALFIKTHKPALKRGINGGWLLAVVAAQSIAALSVLLADHLGHPYKLEMNFFALSMWLWGGMLYIWMVSLIFYRDTFFRFAPDDLVPPYWINMGAMAISSLVGALLIINAPGAPYLASLLPFIKGFTIFYWATGTWWIPLLVVLELWRHVYKHFPVQYDALYWGAVFPLGMYAASTYQMDVAMGFGFMAIVGRIFLYMALVAWVTTFLAWLVKLWRWLCVRSVGQQQK
- a CDS encoding TRAP transporter large permease; the protein is MTTGALFVMLFVFMFMGMPVAIALGLSSILTILVFGHDSLASMSLKMFETSEHFTLMAIPFFILAGAFMTTGGVAKRMIRFAVAAVGHLHGGLAIASVLACVLFAAVSGSSPATVVAVGSIVIAGMVRSGYPQSFAAGVICNAGTLGILIPPSIVMVVYGAATETSVGKLFMAGVVPGLMLGLLLMVVIYVVARVKNLPRQPRANIKEVMIAGRDSFWGLMLIIIILGGIYGGIFTPTEAAAVAAIYAFIVAVFVYRDIGMRQVPSVLVDAAKVTVMLMFIIANALLFAHVLTTERIPQMIAEQIVAWNMPAWEFLIVVNILLLIAGAFMEPTGIILILAPILFPIATKLGIDPVHLGIIIVVNLEIGMVTPPIGLNLFVTAGITKMSIGQVVRAAMPWLTVLLAFLILVTYVPIISLWLPNLGFS